A window of Streptomyces sp. DG1A-41 contains these coding sequences:
- a CDS encoding FGGY family carbohydrate kinase: protein MGIVAGLDSSPDFTRIVVCDTDTGAVLRQGYAPHPVESPDGGRPSDVDPQAWLLSLGEAAGGGLLEGVQAIGVSSQQNAVVPLDAQGNTVRPAMVGGDKRTQVAAADLIDALGGREAWAQAVGCVPQAAQPVTKLRWLARTEPENAQRTAILMQAHDWLVWQLLGRPVRRTTDRGGASGTGYWSAATGAYRPDLVELALGHQVMLPEVIGPADAAGTTPEGLLISVGTGETMAAAFGLGIGLGDAVVSLGASGSVMAVHPEALVDGSGMITALADATGMHLPVVTTLNAVRTLRGTAELLGLPDLESLSELAMKSTPGAHGLVLLPYLEGERTPNLPHTAGTLAGLRRESMKAEHLARAAFEGMLCGLADALDVLRARGVEVRRVFLLGPAAELPAVQSAAPSLFGTQVVVPQPADYTAIGAARQAAWALGTSQGTLDARTPPAWQGAVAQVLEPGEELAVGQAVRQQFVSVREQTHPGAF, encoded by the coding sequence ATGGGGATAGTCGCCGGGTTGGACAGTTCACCCGATTTCACTCGTATCGTCGTCTGTGACACGGACACCGGAGCCGTGCTCAGGCAGGGATATGCACCGCATCCGGTGGAGAGCCCCGACGGCGGCCGGCCGTCCGACGTCGACCCGCAGGCCTGGCTGCTGTCCCTGGGCGAGGCCGCGGGCGGCGGCCTGCTGGAGGGCGTGCAGGCCATCGGCGTCTCGTCGCAGCAGAACGCCGTCGTGCCGCTGGACGCGCAGGGCAACACCGTGCGGCCGGCGATGGTCGGAGGTGACAAACGGACGCAGGTCGCGGCGGCCGATCTGATCGACGCGCTCGGGGGGCGCGAGGCGTGGGCGCAGGCAGTGGGGTGTGTGCCGCAGGCCGCCCAGCCGGTGACGAAACTGCGCTGGCTGGCCCGGACCGAGCCCGAGAACGCGCAGCGCACAGCGATCCTCATGCAGGCGCACGACTGGCTGGTGTGGCAACTGCTGGGCCGGCCGGTGCGACGGACCACCGACCGGGGCGGGGCGTCCGGCACCGGGTACTGGTCCGCGGCGACCGGCGCCTACCGGCCCGACCTGGTCGAGCTGGCGCTCGGGCACCAGGTGATGCTGCCGGAGGTGATCGGCCCGGCGGACGCGGCCGGTACGACGCCGGAGGGACTGCTGATCTCCGTCGGGACCGGCGAGACCATGGCGGCGGCGTTCGGGCTCGGCATCGGTCTCGGGGACGCTGTCGTGTCGCTGGGCGCGTCCGGGTCCGTGATGGCCGTGCACCCCGAGGCGCTGGTCGACGGCTCCGGGATGATCACCGCTCTCGCCGACGCGACGGGCATGCACCTGCCGGTCGTCACCACGCTGAACGCCGTACGGACGCTGCGCGGGACCGCCGAGTTGCTGGGGCTGCCCGATCTGGAGAGCCTGTCCGAGCTGGCGATGAAGTCGACGCCGGGGGCGCACGGGCTGGTGCTGCTGCCCTATCTGGAGGGTGAGCGGACGCCGAACCTGCCGCACACCGCCGGGACCCTGGCGGGGCTGCGGCGCGAGTCGATGAAGGCGGAGCATCTGGCACGGGCCGCGTTCGAGGGCATGCTGTGCGGGCTCGCGGACGCGCTGGACGTGCTGCGCGCCCGGGGCGTGGAGGTGCGGCGGGTGTTCCTGCTCGGTCCGGCCGCCGAACTGCCCGCCGTGCAGTCCGCCGCGCCGTCGCTCTTCGGGACACAGGTCGTGGTGCCGCAGCCGGCGGACTACACGGCGATCGGCGCCGCCCGGCAGGCGGCCTGGGCGCTCGGGACGTCCCAGGGCACGCTCGACGCGCGGACCCCGCCGGCCTGGCAGGGCGCGGTCGCGCAGGTGCTGGAACCCGGGGAGGAGCTGGCCGTGGGGCAGGCGGTGCGGCAGCAGTTCGTGTCGGTGCGGGAGCAGACGCACCCCGGGGCGTTTTGA
- a CDS encoding ABC transporter ATP-binding protein, whose protein sequence is MLIRLLRTFLRPYKRPIALLVLLQFLQTCATLYLPTLNADIIDQGVVNGDTGYILGYGALMIGISLVQVVCNIGAVYYGARTAAALGRDVRAAVFDRVQSFSAREVGHFGAPSLITRTTNDVQQVQMLALMTFTLMVSAPIMCVGGIVLALGLDVPLSGVLVAVVPVLGVCVTLIVRRLRPLFRSMQVRLDTVNRVLREQITGNRVIRAFVRDEYEQQRFRKANTDLTDFALGTGNLLALMFPIVMTVVNLSSIAVVWFGAHRIDSGGMQIGDLTAFLAYLMQIVMSVMMATFMFMMVPRAEVCAERVQEVLDTSSSVVPPSAPVRELRRHGHLELRGAGFCYPGAEEPVLRAVDLVARPGETTAVIGSTGSGKSTLLGLVPRLFDATDGQVLVDGVEVAEIDPELLAKTVGLVPQKPYLFAGTVATNLRYGNPDATDEELWHALEVAQARDFVERLEGGLDAPIAQGGTNVSGGQRQRLAIARTLVQRPEIYLFDDSFSALDYATDAALRAALAQETAEATVVIVAQRVATIRDADRIVVLDEGRVVGTGRHHELMADNETYREIVLSQLTEAEAA, encoded by the coding sequence GTGCTCATACGACTCCTGCGGACCTTTCTCAGGCCCTACAAGAGACCCATCGCCCTGCTGGTGCTGCTGCAGTTCCTGCAAACCTGCGCCACGCTCTACCTGCCCACGCTGAACGCGGACATCATCGACCAGGGCGTCGTCAACGGCGACACCGGCTACATCCTGGGCTACGGCGCCCTGATGATCGGCATCTCGCTGGTCCAGGTCGTCTGCAACATCGGTGCCGTGTACTACGGCGCCCGTACGGCTGCGGCGCTCGGCCGGGACGTGCGGGCGGCCGTGTTCGACCGGGTGCAGTCGTTCTCCGCGCGTGAGGTGGGTCACTTCGGGGCGCCGTCGCTGATCACCCGGACGACGAACGACGTCCAGCAGGTGCAGATGCTGGCGCTGATGACGTTCACGCTGATGGTGTCGGCGCCGATCATGTGCGTGGGCGGCATCGTGCTGGCGCTCGGTCTGGACGTGCCGCTGTCCGGTGTGCTGGTGGCGGTCGTGCCGGTGCTGGGCGTCTGCGTGACGCTGATCGTGCGGCGGCTGCGGCCGCTGTTCCGGTCGATGCAGGTGCGGCTGGACACGGTGAACCGGGTGCTGCGCGAGCAGATCACCGGCAACCGCGTCATCCGGGCCTTCGTCCGGGACGAGTACGAGCAGCAGCGCTTCCGGAAGGCCAACACCGATCTCACGGACTTCGCGCTGGGCACCGGCAACCTGCTCGCGCTGATGTTCCCGATCGTCATGACGGTGGTGAACCTGTCGTCGATCGCCGTGGTGTGGTTCGGGGCGCACCGGATCGACAGCGGCGGGATGCAGATCGGTGATCTGACGGCCTTCCTCGCCTATCTGATGCAGATCGTCATGTCCGTGATGATGGCCACCTTCATGTTCATGATGGTGCCGCGCGCGGAGGTGTGTGCCGAACGCGTCCAGGAGGTGCTGGACACCTCGTCGAGTGTCGTGCCGCCGTCGGCGCCCGTGCGGGAGCTGCGCCGGCACGGTCATCTGGAGCTCCGCGGGGCGGGCTTTTGCTATCCGGGTGCCGAGGAGCCGGTGCTGCGGGCCGTGGACCTCGTCGCCCGGCCCGGCGAGACGACCGCCGTCATCGGTTCGACCGGCAGCGGCAAGTCCACGCTGCTCGGACTGGTCCCCAGGCTGTTCGACGCGACCGACGGGCAGGTGCTCGTGGACGGGGTCGAGGTGGCGGAGATCGACCCGGAGCTGCTCGCGAAGACCGTCGGGCTGGTGCCGCAGAAGCCGTATCTGTTCGCGGGCACGGTGGCGACCAACCTGCGCTACGGCAATCCGGACGCCACCGACGAGGAACTGTGGCACGCGCTGGAGGTGGCGCAGGCCAGGGACTTCGTGGAGCGGCTGGAGGGCGGGCTGGACGCGCCGATCGCGCAGGGCGGGACGAACGTCTCCGGCGGTCAGCGGCAGCGGCTCGCGATCGCACGGACCCTCGTGCAGCGCCCCGAGATCTACCTCTTCGACGACTCCTTCTCCGCGCTCGACTACGCCACGGACGCCGCACTGCGGGCCGCGCTCGCGCAGGAGACCGCGGAGGCGACCGTGGTGATCGTGGCCCAGCGGGTGGCGACCATCCGGGACGCCGACCGGATCGTCGTCCTCGACGAGGGCCGGGTCGTCGGCACCGGCCGGCACCACGAGCTGATGGCGGACAACGAGACCTACCGGGAGATCGTGCTCTCCCAGCTCACGGAAGCGGAGGCTGCCTGA
- a CDS encoding ABC transporter ATP-binding protein → MAGPMGRMMAGGGPDQRSLDFKGSGKRLVARFRPERVTICVLLLCVVLSVGLNVVGPKILGKATDLVFAGIVGRDMPDGASKEQVLDSMRQRGDGDVADMLRSTDFTPGQGIDFTAVGHVLLLALGVFTVAGLLMAVATRLVNRAVNRTMFQMREDVQTKLSRLPLSYFDKRQRGEVLSRATNDIDNIGQTLQQSMGQLINSVLTIIGVLAMMFYVSWILALVALVTVPLSFVIATRVGKRSQPHFVQQWRTTGKLNAHIEEMYTGHALVKVFGRQEESAKQFAEQNDALYEAGFRAQFNSGVMQPLMFFVSNLNYVLVAVVGGLRVASGSLSIGDVQAFVQYSRQFSMPLTQVASMANLVQSGVASAERVFEVLDAEEQSADPVPGVRPETLRGQVALEHVSFRYDPDKPLIEDLSLKVEPGQTVAIVGPTGAGKTTLVNLLMRFYDVTAGRITLDGVDIARMSRDELRAGIGMVLQDTWLFGGTIAENIAYGAARDVTRGEIEEAARAAHADRFIRTLPDGYDTVIDDEGSGVSAGEKQLITIARAFLSEPVILVLDEATSSVDTRTEVLIQKAMAKLAHGRTSFVIAHRLSTIRDADTILVMENGAIVEQGTHEELLAAGGAYARLYKAQFAQAVAEVD, encoded by the coding sequence ATGGCCGGGCCCATGGGGCGGATGATGGCCGGGGGCGGCCCCGACCAGCGCTCGCTGGACTTCAAGGGATCGGGCAAACGGCTCGTCGCGCGGTTCCGGCCGGAGCGGGTCACCATCTGCGTGCTGCTGCTGTGCGTGGTGCTCAGCGTCGGCCTCAACGTCGTCGGGCCGAAGATCCTCGGCAAGGCGACCGACCTGGTCTTCGCGGGCATCGTCGGGCGGGACATGCCGGACGGGGCGAGCAAGGAGCAGGTCCTCGACTCCATGCGGCAGCGCGGGGACGGTGACGTCGCCGACATGCTGCGCAGCACCGACTTCACGCCCGGCCAGGGCATCGACTTCACGGCCGTCGGGCATGTGCTGCTGCTCGCGCTGGGCGTGTTCACGGTGGCCGGGCTGCTGATGGCGGTGGCGACGCGGCTGGTCAACCGGGCCGTCAACCGGACCATGTTCCAGATGCGCGAGGACGTGCAGACGAAGCTGTCGCGGCTGCCGCTGTCGTACTTCGACAAGCGCCAGCGCGGCGAGGTGCTGTCCCGCGCGACGAACGACATCGACAACATCGGGCAGACACTCCAGCAGTCGATGGGGCAGCTCATCAACTCGGTGCTGACCATCATCGGCGTGCTCGCGATGATGTTCTACGTCTCCTGGATCCTGGCGCTGGTCGCGCTCGTGACCGTGCCGCTGTCGTTCGTCATCGCCACCCGCGTGGGCAAGCGGTCGCAGCCGCACTTCGTGCAGCAGTGGCGCACGACGGGCAAGCTGAACGCGCACATCGAGGAGATGTACACCGGGCACGCCCTGGTGAAGGTGTTCGGCCGGCAGGAGGAGTCGGCGAAGCAGTTCGCCGAGCAGAACGACGCGCTGTACGAGGCCGGGTTCCGGGCGCAGTTCAACAGCGGGGTCATGCAGCCGCTGATGTTCTTCGTGTCGAACCTCAACTACGTGCTGGTCGCGGTCGTCGGCGGGCTGCGGGTCGCCTCGGGCTCGCTGTCCATCGGTGATGTGCAGGCCTTCGTCCAGTACTCGCGGCAGTTCTCCATGCCGCTGACGCAGGTCGCCTCCATGGCGAACCTGGTGCAGTCGGGTGTCGCCTCGGCAGAGCGGGTCTTCGAAGTGCTGGACGCGGAGGAGCAGAGTGCCGATCCCGTGCCGGGGGTGCGGCCGGAGACCCTGCGCGGACAGGTGGCGCTGGAGCACGTGTCGTTCCGCTACGACCCCGACAAGCCGTTGATCGAGGACCTGTCGCTGAAGGTCGAGCCCGGGCAGACGGTCGCCATCGTCGGCCCGACGGGCGCCGGCAAGACGACGCTGGTGAACCTGCTGATGCGGTTCTACGACGTCACCGCCGGGCGCATCACCCTCGACGGGGTCGACATCGCGCGGATGTCCCGGGACGAACTGCGCGCCGGGATCGGCATGGTGCTCCAGGACACGTGGCTGTTCGGCGGCACGATCGCGGAGAACATCGCGTACGGGGCCGCCCGGGACGTCACGCGCGGGGAGATCGAGGAGGCGGCCCGGGCCGCGCACGCGGACCGGTTCATCCGTACGCTGCCGGACGGGTACGACACGGTGATCGACGACGAGGGGTCGGGGGTCAGCGCGGGTGAGAAGCAGCTGATCACCATCGCCCGGGCGTTTCTGTCCGAACCAGTGATCCTGGTGCTCGACGAGGCGACGAGCTCGGTCGACACGCGTACGGAGGTGCTCATCCAGAAGGCGATGGCCAAACTGGCGCACGGACGTACCTCGTTCGTCATCGCGCACCGGCTGTCGACGATCCGGGACGCGGACACGATTCTGGTGATGGAGAACGGGGCGATCGTGGAACAGGGCACGCACGAGGAGCTGCTGGCGGCGGGCGGGGCCTATGCCCGGCTGTACAAGGCGCAGTTCGCGCAGGCGGTGGCCGAGGTGGACTGA
- a CDS encoding sigma-70 family RNA polymerase sigma factor, producing the protein MPESSERGRSVPDGSHTPAVPLIAYGTDSGEAADSAPEVPLPPASAAIILEVAPVQTQTLTQTDVSSALGADGTAPDAEDDVLPAVPAQGRVVLRPETEPEEPPAEVIETAEAPEAVEPPPARPDTGGPSSDLFRQYLREIGRIPLLTAAEEVELARRVEAGLFAEEKLRLAPDLDSQLALDLDRLVVMGRMAKRRLIEANLRLVVSVAKRYVGRGLTMLDLVQEGNLGLIRAVEKFDYARGYKFSTYATWWIRQAMSRALADQARTIRVPVHVVELINRVVRVQRRMLQERGYEPTPEEVAAHLDLPPERVREVLRLAQEPVSLHAPVGEEDDVALGDLIEDGDATSPVESAAFLLLKEHLEAVLSTLGERERKVVQLRYGLADGRPRTLEEIGRIFGVTRERIRQIESKTLNKLRDHAFADQLRGYLD; encoded by the coding sequence GTGCCTGAGTCCTCGGAGCGCGGCCGATCCGTCCCCGACGGGTCCCACACCCCCGCGGTTCCGCTCATCGCGTACGGGACGGACAGCGGCGAGGCCGCCGACTCCGCCCCCGAAGTACCGCTGCCGCCCGCCTCGGCAGCGATCATCCTGGAGGTCGCCCCCGTGCAGACCCAGACCCTCACCCAGACCGACGTCAGCAGCGCCCTCGGCGCCGACGGCACCGCACCGGACGCGGAGGACGATGTCCTCCCCGCGGTTCCGGCGCAGGGCCGCGTCGTGCTCCGCCCCGAGACGGAACCGGAGGAGCCGCCCGCCGAGGTCATCGAGACGGCCGAGGCTCCCGAAGCCGTCGAACCGCCGCCGGCCCGCCCCGACACCGGCGGCCCCTCCTCGGACCTGTTCCGCCAGTACCTGCGGGAGATCGGCCGTATCCCCCTGCTGACCGCCGCCGAGGAGGTCGAACTCGCCCGCCGCGTCGAGGCCGGCCTGTTCGCCGAGGAGAAGCTGCGGCTCGCCCCCGACCTGGACAGCCAGCTGGCGCTGGACCTCGACCGGCTCGTCGTCATGGGCCGGATGGCCAAGCGCCGGCTCATCGAGGCCAACCTGCGCCTGGTCGTCTCCGTCGCCAAGCGCTACGTCGGGCGCGGGCTGACCATGCTCGACCTCGTCCAGGAGGGCAACCTCGGGCTCATCCGGGCCGTCGAGAAGTTCGACTACGCCCGCGGCTACAAGTTCTCCACCTACGCCACCTGGTGGATCCGCCAGGCCATGTCCCGCGCCCTGGCCGACCAGGCCCGCACCATCCGGGTCCCCGTGCACGTCGTGGAGCTCATCAACCGGGTCGTGCGCGTCCAGCGCCGCATGCTCCAGGAGCGGGGGTACGAACCGACGCCGGAAGAGGTCGCCGCCCACCTCGACCTGCCCCCGGAGCGCGTCAGGGAGGTGCTGCGCCTGGCCCAGGAGCCGGTGTCGCTGCACGCGCCCGTGGGCGAGGAGGACGACGTCGCCCTCGGCGACCTCATCGAGGACGGCGACGCCACCAGCCCCGTCGAATCCGCCGCGTTCCTCCTCCTCAAGGAGCACCTGGAAGCGGTCCTGTCGACCCTGGGGGAGCGGGAGCGCAAGGTCGTCCAGCTCCGCTACGGCCTCGCCGACGGCCGCCCCCGCACGCTGGAGGAGATCGGCCGCATCTTCGGCGTCACCAGGGAACGCATACGGCAGATCGAGTCGAAGACCCTGAACAAACTCCGCGACCACGCCTTCGCGGACCAGCTGAGGGGCTACCTGGACTGA
- the dnaG gene encoding DNA primase — MAGRINDEDVKAVRDAVPIDAVVSEYLQLRGAGGGNLKGLCPFHDEKSPSFQVSPSKGLFHCFGCQEGGDTITFVMKIDHLSFSEAVERLAGQAGITLRYEEGGYNPSHQRGERIRLVEAHKIAAEWYAEQLATSPEADTGRVFLAERGFDQAAAVHFGVGYSPQGWDHLTRYLRGKGFSDKEIILSGLAQEGRRGPIDRFRGRLMWPIRDIGGDVVGFGARKLYEADNGPKYLNTPDTAIYRKSQVLYGIDLAKKEIAKTSRAVVVEGYTDVMACHLAGVTTAIATCGTAFGGDHIKILRRLLMDNGSARVIFTFDGDAAGQKAALRAFEDDQKFAAETYIAIAPDGMDPCDLRLAKGDEAVADLVEPRTPLFEFALRQIVVRYDLDTPAGRAAALDEAAPIVARIKNSGAQHEVAVQLAGMLGILDTQFVVKRVAQLARWARDRGGKGPAPDRHQHGSQQYVSAQPSAAPRGPALNLRNPVYATERELLKLALQRPELVSPAFDAYGVDEFTAPPYAAVRQAIMDAGGAELGVVDPQDYLVKVREAAPDDAVRAMVTELAVEAILLHKGVKGVDETYAGAQLVTVRRRAVERRIRDIQSQLTRLGSHGDPAQLAAVQNELWVLQQYDQALREHGAAAL, encoded by the coding sequence GTGGCAGGACGGATCAACGACGAGGACGTGAAGGCGGTACGGGACGCGGTCCCGATCGACGCCGTCGTGTCCGAGTACCTCCAGCTGCGGGGCGCGGGCGGCGGCAACCTCAAGGGTCTCTGCCCGTTCCACGACGAGAAGTCACCGTCCTTCCAGGTCAGCCCGAGCAAGGGCCTGTTCCACTGCTTCGGCTGCCAGGAGGGCGGCGACACCATCACGTTCGTGATGAAGATCGACCACCTTTCCTTCTCGGAGGCGGTCGAGCGCCTGGCCGGCCAGGCGGGCATCACCCTGCGCTACGAGGAGGGCGGGTACAACCCCTCCCACCAGCGCGGCGAGCGCATCCGCCTGGTCGAGGCCCACAAGATCGCGGCCGAGTGGTACGCGGAACAGCTCGCGACCTCCCCCGAGGCCGACACCGGCCGGGTCTTCCTCGCCGAGCGCGGTTTCGACCAGGCCGCCGCCGTCCACTTCGGCGTCGGCTACAGCCCCCAGGGCTGGGACCACCTGACGCGCTATCTGCGCGGCAAGGGCTTCTCGGACAAGGAGATCATCCTCTCCGGCCTCGCCCAGGAGGGCCGCCGCGGCCCCATCGACCGGTTCCGCGGCCGCCTGATGTGGCCCATCCGCGACATCGGCGGCGACGTCGTCGGCTTCGGCGCCCGCAAACTGTACGAGGCGGACAACGGCCCCAAATACCTCAACACGCCCGACACGGCGATCTACCGGAAGTCCCAGGTCCTCTACGGCATCGACCTGGCGAAGAAGGAGATCGCGAAGACGTCCCGCGCGGTCGTGGTCGAGGGCTACACGGATGTGATGGCCTGCCATCTGGCCGGCGTCACGACCGCCATCGCCACCTGTGGCACGGCCTTCGGCGGCGACCACATCAAGATCCTCCGCCGCCTGCTGATGGACAACGGCTCGGCCCGCGTCATCTTCACCTTCGACGGCGACGCGGCCGGCCAGAAGGCGGCCCTGCGCGCGTTCGAGGACGACCAGAAGTTCGCGGCCGAGACGTACATCGCCATCGCCCCCGACGGCATGGACCCCTGTGACCTGCGCCTCGCCAAGGGCGACGAGGCGGTGGCGGATTTGGTCGAACCGCGCACGCCCCTCTTCGAGTTCGCCCTCCGCCAGATCGTCGTCCGCTACGACCTCGACACCCCCGCGGGCCGCGCCGCCGCCCTGGACGAGGCGGCCCCGATCGTCGCCCGCATCAAGAACAGCGGCGCCCAGCACGAGGTCGCCGTCCAGCTCGCCGGCATGCTCGGCATCCTCGACACGCAGTTCGTGGTCAAGCGCGTGGCGCAGCTGGCCCGCTGGGCCCGCGACCGCGGCGGCAAGGGCCCGGCCCCGGACCGGCACCAGCACGGATCGCAGCAGTACGTCTCCGCCCAGCCGTCCGCCGCCCCCCGAGGCCCGGCCCTCAACCTCCGCAACCCCGTCTACGCCACCGAACGAGAGCTCCTCAAACTCGCCCTCCAGCGCCCCGAGTTGGTTTCCCCGGCCTTCGACGCGTACGGCGTCGACGAGTTCACCGCCCCGCCCTACGCCGCCGTACGCCAGGCCATCATGGACGCCGGCGGCGCCGAACTGGGCGTCGTGGACCCCCAGGACTACCTGGTCAAGGTCCGTGAGGCCGCCCCGGACGACGCGGTGCGCGCGATGGTGACGGAACTGGCCGTCGAGGCGATCCTGCTGCACAAGGGCGTGAAGGGCGTCGACGAGACCTACGCGGGCGCCCAGTTGGTCACCGTCCGCCGCCGCGCCGTCGAGCGCCGCATCCGCGACATCCAGAGCCAGCTCACCCGCCTCGGCAGCCACGGCGACCCGGCCCAGCTGGCCGCCGTGCAGAACGAACTCTGGGTCCTCCAGCAGTACGACCAGGCCCTCCGGGAACACGGCGCCGCCGCGCTCTGA
- a CDS encoding deoxyguanosinetriphosphate triphosphohydrolase, which translates to MAGTPQNPPAYDPTSVDRWAPEPDKRPGRTAFQRDRARVLHSAALRRLAGKTQVVTPGTLGPAWDASPRTRLTHSLECAQVGRELGAALGCDPDLVEAACLSHDLGHPPFGHNGEQALNEFAADCGGFEGNAQSLRLLTRIEPKRFTPEGSVGLNLTRAALDAATKYPWSRGAHPTDPASNKFGVYEDDLPVFDWVRKGAPGTRTCFEAQVMDWSDDVAYSVHDVEDGLHAGHIDPNCLHAEPERQDVFRVALGRYVPADTDPAELAEALDRLLAQEWWPHGYDGTAVAQARLKDATSQLIGRFCLAAESATRAAYGTGRLTRYAAELVVPRETRMECAVLKAVADLYVMQRAEQERLRADQRVVVAALAEALTARAPDGLDPQFRALFDRAPDDRARKRVIVDQISSLTDTSARSLHARLTRHA; encoded by the coding sequence ATGGCAGGCACCCCACAAAACCCCCCGGCCTACGACCCGACGTCAGTCGACCGCTGGGCCCCGGAACCAGACAAACGCCCCGGCCGCACCGCCTTCCAACGCGACCGAGCCCGAGTCCTCCACTCCGCCGCCCTACGACGCCTCGCCGGCAAAACCCAAGTGGTAACGCCCGGCACCCTGGGCCCGGCCTGGGACGCCAGCCCCCGCACCCGCCTCACCCACTCCCTCGAATGCGCCCAGGTCGGCCGCGAGCTGGGCGCGGCCCTCGGCTGCGACCCCGACCTCGTGGAAGCCGCCTGCCTCTCCCACGACCTCGGCCACCCGCCCTTCGGCCACAACGGCGAACAGGCCCTCAACGAGTTCGCGGCGGACTGCGGCGGCTTCGAGGGCAACGCCCAGTCCCTCAGACTCCTCACCCGCATCGAGCCCAAACGGTTCACCCCCGAAGGCTCCGTCGGCCTCAACCTGACCCGCGCCGCCCTCGACGCCGCCACCAAGTACCCCTGGTCCCGAGGCGCCCACCCCACCGACCCGGCGTCGAACAAGTTCGGTGTGTACGAGGACGACCTCCCGGTCTTCGACTGGGTCCGCAAGGGCGCCCCCGGCACCCGCACCTGCTTCGAGGCGCAGGTCATGGACTGGTCCGACGACGTGGCCTACTCGGTGCACGACGTGGAGGACGGCCTGCACGCCGGCCACATCGACCCGAACTGCCTGCACGCGGAACCCGAACGGCAGGACGTCTTCCGGGTCGCCCTCGGCCGGTACGTACCGGCGGACACCGACCCCGCCGAACTCGCCGAGGCCCTGGACCGGCTCCTCGCCCAGGAGTGGTGGCCGCACGGCTACGACGGCACCGCCGTCGCCCAGGCCCGGCTGAAGGACGCCACCAGCCAGCTCATCGGCCGCTTCTGCCTGGCCGCCGAGAGCGCGACCCGCGCCGCGTACGGCACCGGACGGCTCACCCGGTACGCCGCCGAACTGGTCGTCCCGCGCGAGACCCGCATGGAGTGCGCGGTCCTCAAGGCCGTCGCCGACCTCTACGTCATGCAGCGCGCCGAGCAGGAACGCCTGCGCGCCGACCAGCGCGTCGTCGTCGCCGCACTGGCCGAGGCGCTCACGGCCCGCGCCCCGGACGGCCTGGACCCGCAGTTCCGCGCCCTGTTCGACCGGGCGCCGGACGACCGGGCCCGTAAGCGGGTGATCGTCGACCAGATCTCCTCTCTCACCGACACCTCCGCCCGGTCGCTTCACGCCCGTCTGACAAGGCACGCATGA
- a CDS encoding sirohydrochlorin chelatase: MPSQLSLVPPPATRRPAPPALVVVAHGSRDPRALSTVRALLDRVRARRPDLPVRLGHIELNAPLLPDTLAALGDTEAVLVPLLLSRGYHVKQDIPEMAAASPARTHVAAPLGPHPLLVDALQARLTEAGWPTHMDEATRRTSAVVLSAAGSRDPDAKTDTGRTAHLLAARLGVPVIPAYASAATPTVDTAVRTLLARGRHHIALASYFTAPGRFATECAQAAPWIAAAPLGTHPSMAHLLLHRYDEALTAASTAVPELASA, encoded by the coding sequence ATGCCCAGCCAGCTCAGCCTCGTCCCGCCGCCCGCCACGCGCCGCCCGGCCCCGCCCGCCCTCGTGGTCGTGGCGCACGGCAGCCGCGACCCCCGTGCGCTGAGCACCGTACGCGCGCTCCTGGACCGCGTCCGCGCGCGGCGCCCCGACCTGCCCGTGCGCCTCGGGCACATCGAACTGAACGCCCCCCTGCTCCCCGACACGCTCGCCGCCCTGGGAGACACGGAGGCGGTCCTGGTCCCCCTCCTCCTCAGCCGCGGCTACCACGTCAAGCAGGACATCCCCGAGATGGCGGCGGCCTCCCCGGCCCGCACCCACGTGGCGGCCCCCCTGGGCCCGCACCCCCTCCTGGTGGACGCCCTCCAGGCCCGCCTGACGGAGGCCGGCTGGCCCACTCATATGGATGAGGCGACCCGCCGCACCAGCGCCGTCGTCCTCTCCGCGGCCGGCTCCCGCGACCCGGACGCCAAGACGGACACCGGCCGCACGGCCCACCTCCTCGCGGCCCGCCTGGGTGTCCCCGTCATCCCCGCCTACGCCTCCGCCGCGACCCCCACGGTCGACACGGCCGTCCGCACTCTCCTCGCCAGGGGCCGCCACCACATAGCCCTGGCCTCCTACTTCACGGCCCCGGGCCGCTTCGCCACGGAGTGCGCCCAGGCGGCCCCCTGGATCGCCGCGGCCCCCCTCGGCACGCACCCGTCCATGGCCCACCTCCTCCTCCACCGCTACGACGAGGCGTTGACGGCGGCCTCGACGGCCGTGCCCGAATTGGCCTCGGCTTAG